A region of the Levilactobacillus yonginensis genome:
CTTAATGAAAGGTATCGGAGCATTACCATTAGCCGATTGGATCAACGCTGGTGTTGATTGGCTAAGTAAATTTACAGGATTTTTCAACAGTATCACGGCTTTTTTCCAGGCTATCATTGACGCGATCCAATGGGTCTTTGATTTATTGCCGGAATGGCTATTTATCATTGTTATTTTGGCTTTAACGTATTGGGTCAAGAAAGACCAGAAGAAATTGGGCTTCATGATTTTTGAAGTTTTGGGTCTTTTATTGATCTGGAACTTAGGATATTGGCGTGATATGACACAGACCCTGACTTTGGTCTTGTCGTCAAGTTTGATCGCGATCATCATTGGGATCCCGCTGGGGATCTGGATGGCTAAGAGTAATAAAGCTGAAGTTGTGATCAAACCGATCCTGGACTTCATGCAGACTCTGCCGGCCTTTGTTTA
Encoded here:
- a CDS encoding proline/glycine betaine ABC transporter permease, with translation MKGIGALPLADWINAGVDWLSKFTGFFNSITAFFQAIIDAIQWVFDLLPEWLFIIVILALTYWVKKDQKKLGFMIFEVLGLLLIWNLGYWRDMTQTLTLVLSSSLIAIIIGIPLGIWMAKSNKAEVVIKPILDFMQTLPAFVYLIPAVSFFGIGMVPGVLASVIFAMPPTVRMTSLGIRQVPEGLIEAADSFGSTSWQKLIGLQLPMAKTTIMSGVNQTMMLGLSMVVIASMIGALGLGTQVYFAVGRNDAGAGFAAGIAVVIVAIILDRITQSFNQTSR